The DNA window CTTTTTACCAAACAGATGACAAGTACAATCCCTCCCCTTTCATCAATCTTTTCCTCAATCCCTCCTTCACAAATTAAgtgtaaaattgaaaattatatttgaggAGTGAAACTAGTGCGGGTAAAATTCTTGATCCAAAAAAGTTAAGTTTGCTAcgataaaatttaaactaacaCTGTTAATTTCTGATCCACGGTAACTAGAATCACAATCACTACACTGCACTATCAAACCGGCAACGATGAAGCTACTCTCAAGCAATTGTTGTGACTATGCACCATCTGCAAGTGTCCTCTTTGAAGTGCTGATGTACAGAACTGCATCAAAGGAGTTCAAATATGATCATCATCATGCAATCCTTGTAGACAGTTAAGAAATTACATTTGAAAGACAGGTTACTACCATTATTTCCTCGGATGAAAGCATCaccatatttgtttttcagttgGCCATTTACGTATTCCTCTGTTTGTTCCATTGCTATGTTCATGTACCCATCAAGACAAGCTAAAATACCTGAACAAAAGACAATTGCTTGTAATAATAAGTATAACtatggaagaaaaaagagatgagAGCATGCTCTCTAAAACGAGGGAGATCCAGCTGAAGATCAAGCAACATCATAACTATTTGACATCTGATTATTAGGGTCATCATACCATATAAACACATCCTGAAAATCCTTGGATACAATCTAATCATAACCAAAAATTCTCTTGACCAAGCAGCCCTGGGTCAAATTTGAAGGCATGGGAGAAACAAACAAAAGCTGCAAACTTTAAGATGTCAACCAATTAACATGTCTTTATGTTTTCTAAACAGTTATCCTACTTCTGAACAGCCTTGATGAGtaacaaggaaaggaaattctATTGATCTCAACCATGGACACCAGCAGGAAGgatttatttatacaaaaatgCTCTCCTTGTAATTTAATCCTCTCCTCATCAATAACATGGCATGACTTCACGAAAAACTAGTGGTTCACTCAAGAGCAGCAGACTTTTTTAGTTCACAGATATGTTGCACTGATGATCAATGGCCACTTGTCTGTTGTACTATAGCGTGACATGAAGCATATTAGAATCCATGTGGATGTGGCTCAAGTAGTATTCCATGTGAGTTTTGTTGTAGGGGTTAAGTTTCAATATTCAAGAACAGCACACATCAATTTCCAGAACGTGACACttcattaaaaatatgaaagaaaaaaataaccattttcTGGGAAAGCAAGAAGCTAGGTAGCtgtattttagataaaaatccaCCATTGCATCCATGTTGTaagatataaagataaaaaccaGCAGAAAAGGGtataagagaaagaaaaaataaagactttACAGATGAGGTTATACAGAGAGCACGGATAGTCAATTAAGCAGGGAGAAAACGACAGACCTCTATAATCAACTCCAGAATTGAGCTTGACTACAACAGGGCGGCCGCGTATAGATTTGAGGAAATCAGCAGGTGTTTTCGTGGTGGTCGATCCCTTCTCTCCTCcacttgacatttttttttttcaacttttctgCAACGTACACATTAAGGAAGGCCAACAAGGAAACAATCATAcatttgacaaagaaaagacCTAAATAAGGTTAGCACGTCAACGTTTTTGAATGacccacaaaaaaaaacttaaatcagaaACCCTAATTTCATACCTGGTAAAGATtaaagtagtaataataataataataattggagaagaagatggaaatagtggattatatttttatttcttacctGAGTTTGTGCAACGATCTAGTGTTTTTGCAAGTAgggaataataataatgcagTGCCTCTCTCACACTCACTGCCTCTTTCCTTCAATTTTATGCTTCGCTCGTCTTTTTCACGCGGACGACTAGTCGTCTGGTTATTCATGCTTCTTTCCCGAAACTAGTGCAACGAATACAAACCATGGCAGCTGTGGTAATTAAATGCAATCTTTTGGGTCTTTTATATTTCGATAAATCATTGTATGTTACGCTGCACATTTTCACTTTTTCccttttgtgaaaaaaattcaataacataacaTTTAGTTCACTCATATTTACAAGTATTTGCCACCACTCAGTTTTTTTCACCCATCGACTCAAATGCCCTTTCAAAGTCTAAAAGCAAAGATAAATGTTAGTTAATACAGTTAGGTTTTGAGAACTGGCAGTCTTCTCAAGTTTTCTAATCCTAGAAACACCATCTCTtcgtaaccttttttttttccagtgatTTGTTTCACGCAACATACAGGTGACTGAGccttgatcaaatcaaattatcaGTGTGGGaaaaagagaaaggagagaACCACGATTTcattctaatatatattttctgagGGTCCAAATCCATATCCTATGTTATCATGCTTCTATGTACATAAATATAAACCTAGGGTTTTTGGGAAAACAGAGATGTCCTGTGACCTCCGCAGAGAAATGTTAAGGCAATGTATATGTAAACcttcattgaaaataaataggCAGATTTGTCTTTCAGATTTTGTTAACATGCACGAATAATGGTATATATTTTGCAGCAGCATAGCCATGCATAACGtctgctagttttttttttttttggctggcAAGAAGTAGCAAAGAAGAGCTAACCGTAACCAGTTAACCATAAGACGTCTGATTAACTAAAAGATGCAGTTTCAGACATAAAAGAAGCACATAAGAAGTCCCTTCTTCGTGGAAATCTAATAATACTCTGACTAGACAGGATTATATGAGGCTGGCTAGTTCAATAAAAGATGCAGTTTCAGACATAAAAGAAGCACATAAGAAGTCCCTTCTTCGTGGAAATCTAATAATACTCTGACTAGACAGGATTATATGAGGCTGGCTAGTTCAATAAAAGATGCAGTTTCAGACATAAAAGAAACATAAGAAGTCCCTTCTTCGTGGAAATCTAATAATACTCCTGACTAGACAGGATTATATGAGGCTGGCTAGTTCAATAATCCTGTTTTGCAGCTCATTAAATGCTTGCTTAAAAACAggagtttattttttctactagCAGTATAAATACATGACGTCCATCACTCTTCTTTGCCGCTTTTCCCTTCAACACCTTTTAAGAATCGCAAGAACCAATAAGCAGAAGATTTTGGGTGCCGAGAGAGCCCATTCTTGTAATCCACATACACCAAACCGAAACGCTTGGTATAACCTTGAGCCCACTCAAAGTTGTCCAGTAATGACCATGCAAAATATCCCTTCACTTGGACTCCATCCCTGTTGGTGCAGTTTATAAACAGGACTGATTATTCTTTCTTTACAGTTACAGACATTattaacaaattattcaatatgcaactcattttgatttgatttataacGTCAATGACAATTGCAAAAACTCCCACTTGTATATAATTAGGCATCGATCTCCAATACACCGCAAAAATATGAGAACACATCAATCAATACACTCAAGTCTATGACATAATAATAGTTAGCAACTCACTTGATTGCCTGAGCAAGTGAAGCAAGGTATCCTTTAAAATAGCGAACTCTCAGATTGTCATCTAGAACTTCATGAAGTGGGGCATCAATGTCCTCGTCATCCATACCTGTCAAAACAAGTACAGTGAGGTTCAAGAGAATATTGATGCTGGTTTATTTTGTTCAAGACTCCATTTGGGAAAATACCAGATAAGAATGCACAAAGAAAGTTCTCTGGCTGGTAAACCATAAACCTATATCCCAACTTATAAGACTCTAAGGTTGTGTCTCGCCAAACACAAATATGAAGGTGGTATAATATTTAAAGTGcgaaaataacaaaagataTCATTGACACCACATAGACTTCTAATTGACAGACAAGTGTAAGAAAATACCATTCTCTGTAACATATATTGTGGGATTGTTGTATTTCTGAGCTAAGTAATTGAGAACCTTCCGGAGTCCCCAAGGACAAACATAAAGCCACTCTGATGCTGCctgtcattagaaaaaaaaaaattcatcatcagACTGGAAGAAAGGATATTTGACGTGTGCAAATGTCTGTGTGTGTGCCCGTGTGCATACatgcaagcaagcaagcaagcaagagAGTCATACCTTCTCACCAATTGGCTCGCCCCCTTCAAATTCAACTGATGATAGCCAACAGCAGtagaaaatgagaaaattaaGCATGAAAAAGTTGGAAATAAGCTGCAGGTAATAGAGATTTACCTTTTCTCTCCATCGCTTGTGCTTTATAGTAATAGGATTCTTCAGGGCTTTCTGTTGCATGAGTTATGAACCTTGAAGTGTAATGATTTAGACCTACAAAGTCCATTGGGTTTCTAAGCAACTCCTTATCTTCCTCTGTGAATTTAGGGAGCTGTTCTCCCAGTATTTCACGCATAACTTCTGGATAGTCTCCGTAATATAATGGATTCAAGTACCTGTCGGAAACAGTAAAAGGAAAATAGCACTTACGAGAAGTCGCTAAAGATTCCAAAAGTTACAACATTTTGCAAGTGTTTGGGCATGAATGAACCATTCAGGATAATCATTAAGCAAGTGGCTACTATATTGGCATGGTCTAAAGCCTGATGAGTTAGATACTCAACAGAAAACAACTGCTTGCGGTTTAAATTTGGGATAATGAAGAGGttggataataatattttacagCTTCTTATCATTTCTCACCCACCCCCCTAAAAAAATGTAATCACGCGCTTGCATAACTCAATAATCATGCATTAGTGTGAGTCTGAAACAGTAAATAGTTCAGTAACCATTAACATAACTGATTTTCAACCTAAAAAGTTGCAAGGAGAACTACCATCCAAGCTGAAATTCGAGACGTCGAGATGCTGCAACTTTATCTTCTGTTTTGTTTGAAACAGTTTCTGCCCATTCACAGTCAACGACCAATCCTATTTGTCCCCCTTGCTTGTCCTGAATAAGatatcagcagcagcagcaatcgGTCAAGCTttgaatgatttaaaaaacaaaaaagcaattgACATAAATTTTAACTGATTCTTCCCTCTTACAAGTTCATTTCTCAACTGATGAGGCAGTGCAAATGCCTGTGACGAACCAGAACCTTGCCCTACAGCATTAATAAGTGTCTAAAAGTGGCCAATGTCCAGCATCTTTATTGACCATGTATTAAGTAGTTTCACCTATTGCTATTTTCTTGGAAGATAAAAACATTCGTGTTCAGATATCTAATAAATACATCAAAGCTtagtggagaaaaaaaagagtggatacaaataagaaaaaagttcaTTCTATTACTTCGGCAAATGATGTTGTGAAACTTTTAGTGAAGCCAAATAACAACAGATTTGATATACTCAAATGGTACTCCCGGACACACTAGCTTCATTTACATTAACTAACACTCTGTTTAGAATACCACAATCAGTTCGAGAACATTTTGGATAATGCAAAAGAATGCAATAATCAACgcagataaaaatacaaaactgaATAGTGTAATTGAAAGTGATTTATCGAGAAGATAAAATGATTAGTTCAAACAGGAAACAATTTGCATCATACCTTGTACTTGTTTCGGTATATGGAAACAGCTGCTGCATGGGCCAAGATCTGGTGGTGTGAAGCCAAATAAGGTTCTGTTGATGGTTGGTCATGTCTTCCAGGTGCAAAAGCCCCAGAGTCATGACCATTTATTGCTGTTTGGAGAGGCTCATTAAGTGTGATCCAATGCTTAACTCTATCACCAAAACTTGCAAAACAAGTATCTGCATAGATTGCAAAATATTTTCTGGATGTTTGCAAAGAAAAAGATCATATGGATCATTAGTCACAAAGCTAAGCAAACGTTGCTACTGAAGTCACATGAATGatgcaaatgttttttaatttattatatttgttatacTGAAGTGCGCAAGTTACACATAACCACATCTTTTTTCAGCAATTGTACTATATAACTCACAATTAAATAGGCAGCTACCATACACCAGATTTCCTGGTCCTGGTAAAGAAGCACCTACAATCACTTAAGGACACAAATCTCACACATATATACCATGTAGAAAAGTGAACAGGTTCCAGGCTCAAATTCTAATGAATTAAAATGACCTCTGTAACTCACCCAAATCTCAATTCCTCAGAGGGGGACATCTCACATTTGGATCACAAGCGTATTGGAATATTCTTATCTTTTTGGTGGTTTGGTTGCTTTAGGATATTcaaaagatctttttttttcccctcatgtTTGGTGATCTAGAGAATTTTGTCTGACAGGATGGAAGGATTGAAATTCTTCCTTCTACATTTTGCTTCTTCCCATGTATCTTTTGTTATCCggtcatttttcttatttcatgttatatttattCAGCTTCTTCTCTGATCCTTATCTCTTTCTtctccctctttctctccccatctgcccaacaagaaaagaaaatccttgGATCTGAATCTTTTACATGTTTAAATCACATGAAGCCTTCTAGACCACAGTAGCCTCCTTTCAGCTTTAGCATATGGGGTACTTTTATTCAGAGCAAAAGGAAAGTGTGGAGACCCAAAAAGCACAAACACTGCTTGAAATTAAGCAACTtctgaaaaatgattttattactGACCAAGTAGTTGACTTAAAGCCTTCTTTGCAAACAAGGGACGAATTAGAATGGGGATCAACCAAGTTTCTATTGCTTGATCAACTTTcttaaaaattctatttttagcACACAATTGCAAGGAGTTGCAGCGACATTAATTACAAGTCACAACATATAACAGCACAGTAGGAGAAGTGTAGAAGGACTCACTACTTTTCCTTTTTCACATTAATAAGCTAGTCTCAAATAGAGAAGAAAGGGTGAAGCTGAGGTCATCGCAAAATAATTCATGCTAGTAAGTGGATGCATTCATTCTTTACCATATTTGGCAGACACAATAATTGTTCAATTGTCATAGGTGAGAAGTATATTCATGAACATATTTccattaataattgattttttgaggaTAGCACTACTTACACAACTTCTTTATTTAACCACCCTTCCATTGACTCCTGAAGATGCAGGGGAAGGTCCCAGTGGTACAAAGTTACATATGGCTGAATACCTACACAAAGTAGTTAAATATGAATTAATGATGCAACAAGacagaaatcaagaaaaaatcaacttcATAGTTCATACCCTTTTCAAGAAGAGCATTAATGACGTTATTGTAGAAAGCAATCCCTTCATCGTTGACTTTGGTTCCCAAACCATCTGCcagcatgtaaaataaaagaataaatgaaAAGCATTATTGCAGTAGTTAAAGgacttcaaaaaattataacagTAGTTATTTCCTCCAACTGCTAACAATGCAGAGAACTAAATGGTTAAAACTGAATTCATCAAGGAAGCACATACCGGGGAAGATTCGAGACCATGATATGGAAAATCGATAAGCATCAAACCCCAGTTTGGCTATGATCTCAATATCTTCCTGTATATCATTAATGAGTTTTAGAAACTAAAAtctgaaaaagtaaaaaagcaTGGCACAAGGAGACATGAAGAAGTATCTCTAACCGTTTGTGTGTATATGTATGACATGAATACTAATGGCACAAATCATCAATAACATTGTCCATGCTTAGCTAAAATTTGCTGAGAGGTCATGAAGCATGCCATGGAGTGGTTACTGCCAAAGCTAACAAGCTACCAGAGAGGCAATAAAGAAACACCATCCAGCATGCTCCATGCCACATCAATGAATGTCAGGGAGACAACaaggaataaaagaaaatgcagGCCACTCGTTGCTAGTTTTGTTGATGCTGACCTTGTATCGATGATAATGATCCACCGCTACATCACCATTGCTTCCATCAAGTATGTTTCCTGATAAAACAATAGTGAGAATTTTATAATCAAGGTCAAAGactatgtaaaaaaataacaccatGGGAGCAGTTCACTATAAACTTGTAATCAATACACGATAAAGTCATGtatctatttatttagtttggaatttttttacctttagaCCGCGCAAAAGCGTCCCATATAGAAGGACCCCTGCCACCTTCGTTGCTGGCTCCTTCAATCTATAAGCAAGTAACAAGGAGCTTAATTCAAAGAGTGCAAGTTCTTCGTAACCAATACACACACCATGAAACTATAACTATGTCTGGGACATCAACAATTGAGATCCACCAGAGAGAACAATATATCAACAGAGAGAGCTGGATGATCCCTTTATGAGCGAGAGAGAGGGGAGAAGGCAGAGAAAACCTCTGTTTTCTGAATCCAAACTAAGCAACTTTTTAATCAATTGAACTCATCGATCATCACTGTACCCTAATAGAATCAGTATCGAGCCTCCTTGCGATAAGGAAAGTTGCCcgcaaaaaataagaaaaagccCTTAAAAAATTTCCTCGCTTGATCGTCAAAAACTAGCACAAGGTAGGCATGATTTCAGAGGATAAGAAGCAGAGGTGAAAAAAATGTAGTAGTTTTAGAGAGAgctaaataaaatcttttatttttatatatttgatgaataagaGCACTgaaaaaacatccaaaaaataaaatcaaacaaccaAAATGAACAGTGGATCAATCAGTCACCATCTTTAACAGCATTGATATTATCTACACAATCAAAACTGTCATACAACCCAGATCAGAACTTGCCACCAATTAACAGAAATAAAGACACGGACACAATGGGGCGCCTACCTGATAAGCAGAAGTGGCAACTCCAAAGATAAAATCAGGAGGGAAGTCAGAGCGGGACACTTCTTTCTCGTTCAAATATTCATGTTCCTTCAAGAACTCCTCTTTCTTTGccatttctatttctttttcttgtagCCGTGAAGAAGAACGACTGGGAACCAAGTGCAGCTATTATTGGGAACCAAGTGTCACTATTATATAGACCATGGAAgtttggtttttgttattttttaaactattttttatttataaatatattaaaatattttttttatttttaaaattttatttttaatatagtatatcaaaatgatttaaaaatactaaaacatattaatttgagcATATTTAATAGTGTAGTttcgatttgtttttaaaatatttttaacttagatatacattaaaataacatattttttatattttaaaaattatttttgatattaatacattaaaataattttaaaatattaaaaaatattaattaaaaattaaaaatatatattttaaaaacacaaaaaacaaacctaTCCATTACACAAGAGGAGAAGACTGGGACGGAAGATTtgctctaaaaaaaacatattttaaaatgatatcacatttttattattatcatatttccaAACATCTGCACTATTGAAACGTGAAAGGCGTAATTTCCATTTAAATGTATTGTGAACAGTCATCATAGATTGTAATGTCGGAGAGCAGATCTTGAGGTACTTACTATaatctgtcttcttcttttctttttcttaaagaaaatatCCTACAATCCACAATTTAGACAGTGaaggattaaaaataatagttaatacttttagtttaattaacaaaaaatgataaggagGTTGTTGGCACGTACAATCTCTTTTAATGTCACGTGCAGtctttcataataatattaaaattgaattggtGAGCTCTTTGATGGTGAGGCGGTGTTTACGGCGAAGCGCAATAGATTTTTaatggactttttttttctttctattgagtATGATATTGGtatcttatttttctatatatagttaattattgccaaattttttattgttaatattttttatatatagttaattatgtattattttttattttttaaaaaactctaacGTAGTCTCaacattatttttcatgttaaaataaaaacactgtctaaacattatttttttatattaaaaaaatcactaggTACACAGGTCctgctaatttttatttttatttttttgtaagcgGGGACGTGAAGACAAAAATCCatcatataaaacaataaaaatccatCTGAAACTTCTTTTCACAATAGGTTTTGtctttaagaatatattttcccGGGAGGGACCAGATCTTGATGCTATATACATGTGacactaattattatttttcttggccgataaaaaataataatatcatcataGCCTTCCGTACAATATGACTAGTATCTCCTGTGTACAACGTTGATAATGATGactatgattatttttcaatattagaaattatctttctttattataatttagtaatgatttttattaattattgttgaaataataatatttataaagtaaaagataatatttttagtattaatacctttgattatagtaaaaataataatattcataacacaaataatgctattttttaattccaagaatatttaaaacataaataataatttttttatattaaaactttgaattattacaaaaataataatattataacacaaataataatattttttatatgaatatgttgaattaaaaaaaaaattagaacacaaataataatattttgatatgaataaTTTGAAGTAGAAGAAAATAGTAATATttagaacacaaataataatatattttttttatgaatacttTGTATTATaagaaagataataatattcacaatgcaaattataatattttttatatcaatacttagaagttttgaatatttttaataatattgcgCAACAAgcttaccttttatttttataaaaaaaatcataaaaaatcataatataaataataatattattagaatattattttctttcaaatttattaattaatttcttaataaaattaaagataataaaaataataataattctaaaataaataataatatttagaatccTAGGATCCAAGAACCATGGGTCTTGATGAAGGACCCAATGTAATTGGGTTCTTACGCTAGATCTATTTATCGTGGATCCTGACGTCGGACTCATTCCCCTTAAATCCAATGCCAAGTGTGCACTGAGGGTGCCCATCCCTCAGGCAATAGTCCGAGCGTCACGTGTGTATAGAGGTGAGCCCAACAATGAAGCAAAAGCCCAGGCTCCACATGTGTGTAATGGGGTCTGCCAACACTGAGACAGGAGCCCACCCTGCCGAGTAACATGACCAAACTCTGCTGGCTCCCTTTGGAAGGGAGTTGGGCTTGACTTGGTAGTCTGACCCAACAACTTTAAGGTCTAGCTGCCAAGCTAGACCCAATAGCTCTTGGGCAAAGGATATAATACCCCGACTGCAATTGTTGACTCAAAATACAGCAGAGCAACACCCCTCGCCAAAATCTCAATTGTCCATTTTCTCCTCACTCAAAAAGATAACCCCACTCCCTGAAGTCTTTTCAGTTCTCTGTGATAAGGGCAGTCCTGCCATTACGCCTCCTCAACCCACAACGTTTTTAGCAAAGAGAAACCCCAAACAATACAGTTTACAGTGAAAGCACTCACATGCTACAGTACTCGCACGACAGCAGTGCAGAATATGTAGTAAAACTACTATGCAAGTCCACAGTGAATTGTGTCTTGGTCCATAGTGCATATTAACCATAAAATTACAatgaattatgttttaatttaaaatgcatGCATGTACAATGAAAAACCCACGTGTGTTTTAGAGTTACTGGTTGCATGACCTGCGCGATGTCGCAGgtcattttttattgcataaaaagtattaaaaaaaacaaaaatttaaaaatcttgggtttggctgaaacgtctgacctaagagtaatatttataatattaataataacattaaatttgcatgatccaagtttaagtgatcttggctgcaacaccggacccaaaaatattggatgtgggtctggctataagatTATGTCATAAAtgtgtaataattaaatagattaattaaaaaaaacaaagaaaaaaaaatcaatatgaagaaaaaaactaacaaagaaaaagaaaaaaaaatgaattaactaggttaactcTTTAAACCAGATTATCTTGTAAAACCTGGAATTCGcgttatgaaaatttgatagctaaatagaaaaaaaatgacgaaTTTACCtaaaattaactgggttaacctatcaaatcaaGTCAACCTGTCAAACCCAGGATACGTATTATGacagtctgataattaaatagaaagaaatttaacattaacaaactaaattaagtaaaaaaattaattaaaaaataatccgggttaactcgtcaaatcaagttaaccaatcaaacctaggatccgtatcataaaaatcaagttaaccaatcaaaaaaattcattaaaaaaaataaaaataaaaaaatagttatataatataatataatatattaataagtaaatatattaaaggTGTGGGAAAGCTACAGTAGTTTTCCCACACCTTTCGAAGTATTAATTAtaatgttaatgtttttatattaaaaaaatcactaggTACACAGCTATCCGCGAGCCACTAATACTAATACATAATTAGCTAACATCCactgaatatattttattgaatatatatcaATCATGGGTTCCactaagaattgtttttttttgtaggtgGGCAAGTGAAGACATAAAtccatcatataaaaaaatccatctgAAACTTCTTTTCGTCGTGATACAGCAAGATCATTATAATCACACTGATAACTTGTGTTTACATCCTAATTATAtgataggttttttatttttattatttgtaactGTAAGTATTTTAATCAGTTTATacctattttaattaattattttattttttaaaattaataaccatataaatctttaataattttaaaatttatgatatttgaattaataattttcaaaaaataaatttaagaattgactaattaaattatactttttaaaatttacatgaTTAGTTTTTCCCTCAATCTTTAGGTATCATATCATATATTTCAACtagttagattttaattttattttttaataattataaattaaagttttgtaaatattattagcgatttatataattattaattttaaaatttataaaattaattaagataaataaactgtcaaaaattataataattaaaaaaaaaacaataattgccTGAATGTGATGATGGACGCGCCCACAACGGGACCCCCTTCTTCCTTCTTTCGCTCTTTTTCATGGTGCTTATGCAGCATCATCGGCTCGAACTCCATTTCTCTATGGCTACTTGTAAGATATCCAGAATCAAATCTCACACGCGCCAAAAGTGAAACGGGTTGAGAAAGGGAGAGGATTGACCTTCTTGCGTGACCCAATAtgctcctttttatttttttaatcgaaggcttaatatgtttttaattcgAATGAAAGAAATTGATTGATGGGAGATAAAAAAGGGAGCAGGAGCCAATCCCCGCTACAAAGCTTGAAAGCAAGAGGGAACAAACTGTCTCCCCGTTTAAATCCAACGAGAAAGGGGACAAGAGCTTGACTCTGTAACTGAAAGTCATAATAAAGGTAACTGAAAGTCATAATAAAGGTACCTTCCAGGGTAACTGAAAGTCATAATAAAGGTAACTGAAAGTCATAAAGCTACCTTCCAGGGTAACTGAAAGTCATGAAGCTACCTTCCAGGGCTTGACTCTGTAGCTGAAAGTCATAAAGCTACCTTCCAGTT is part of the Populus alba chromosome 10, ASM523922v2, whole genome shotgun sequence genome and encodes:
- the LOC118043141 gene encoding sm-like protein LSM36B; translated protein: MSSGGEKGSTTTKTPADFLKSIRGRPVVVKLNSGVDYRGILACLDGYMNIAMEQTEEYVNGQLKNKYGDAFIRGNNVLYISTSKRTLADGA
- the LOC118043140 gene encoding beta-glucosidase 42; translated protein: MAKKEEFLKEHEYLNEKEVSRSDFPPDFIFGVATSAYQIEGASNEGGRGPSIWDAFARSKGNILDGSNGDVAVDHYHRYKEDIEIIAKLGFDAYRFSISWSRIFPDGLGTKVNDEGIAFYNNVINALLEKGIQPYVTLYHWDLPLHLQESMEGWLNKEVVKYFAIYADTCFASFGDRVKHWITLNEPLQTAINGHDSGAFAPGRHDQPSTEPYLASHHQILAHAAAVSIYRNKYKDKQGGQIGLVVDCEWAETVSNKTEDKVAASRRLEFQLGWYLNPLYYGDYPEVMREILGEQLPKFTEEDKELLRNPMDFVGLNHYTSRFITHATESPEESYYYKAQAMERKVEFEGGEPIGEKAASEWLYVCPWGLRKVLNYLAQKYNNPTIYVTENGMDDEDIDAPLHEVLDDNLRVRYFKGYLASLAQAIKDGVQVKGYFAWSLLDNFEWAQGYTKRFGLVYVDYKNGLSRHPKSSAYWFLRFLKGVEGKSGKEE